A segment of the Hemicordylus capensis ecotype Gifberg chromosome 6, rHemCap1.1.pri, whole genome shotgun sequence genome:
TGCATTAGTTCCAGCCGTGCGTTTCCTGtggggctgccgccgccgccgccgccgcctctcccagCCCCCTCAGCTTCTGGCCCAGGTAGTGCTTGGCCTCCTGCAGGCCGCTCATGTTCTCCAGCTCCATGTAGGGCAGCTGCAGTGGGCGGAtgcaagagagggaggggagagggcagccCGGCCATGGAGCCCTCTCCGGCACAGGGGAGGGCGGCCGttctccgggggtgggggaggcaagcagcaccccctccccgctgcgggggcagccccctcccctcccctcctaccTGCACCAGGTGGTAGCCCAGCAGGCAGAGGTGGCGCTGGCACATGGCCCGAGCGCCCACCAGGACCGGCGAGTTCTGGCAGTAATGCCACTTGTCGTTGACGGCCAGCACCACCCTGGCGGAGGGAGAGGCGGGGCGGGGCTGAAGCCGGAGGGCTGCccgccccactgcccccccccgcagctccagGGTCCTGGGGGAGAGCAGCTCTGCCCGGCTGAGAAGAGACTTGCCCCAGAAGCTGCTCTTTCGAGCCAGGAGACCTTCCCCTTGGCGGGGCAAGGGAGCCTCTGCCCAGGGCCCTAAGGAGACCTTTtcacggggaggggggagcaccCCGCTGGGCCTGGGGCAGAGCTCCCACCCGGAGGCAagcactgccacccccacccccgagtggcacaggaagctgccggaTACTGCAGAGAGTCAGGCCATCGCTCCCCCAGCTTAGcactgcctacactgaccggcagcagcttggagccctgactcggagatgctgccagggagggagtgtgGGGGCTTCTCTGCCCAGAGGCTCCGGCCCCTGAGGGGGAccctcttccagggctcacacaggccgtctcccatgcaaatgccgAGCGGGGCGGGCCAGGCtcgctcccacaaggccagctctgctcCCATCCGCTCACTCTTGTTTTTAGCCCAAGGAAGGGGGGGCTCTCTCACCCCCTCCCATAATGCTTCTAGGGAGCGCTGGGGCTGCCACACTCCCAGCACAGagcagtggggcggggagagggacAAGGCAAGGCGGCTGAGCTGGGCACGGCCTAGCACTGTGGGGGCAGGATCGGGGCCGCTTGCCCGCAGCCTCCACGGGCAGCTCTTTGGCCAAGCATCTgtgcggcaggcaggcaggcagggcacgcgGGAAGCCCAGCTCAGCCCCACCCTGGGGGTGCTCTGGGGGGCCCTGCAGGGACCAGAGCCATggagccagcccccaccccactccggggggggggttgaagagAGGCCTTCCCGGGTCCCCATGCAAGGAAATCTCAGCAGGTACCTGTAGGCGTCTTCTGGCCCCTGCGGCAGGGCTCCGCTGGAGGTGGACAGAGGGGGGCAGGCTGGGGGGCCAGGCTGGGCCACTGGAAGGCGCCGACCCTCCTCCTGCCGGGGAGCAGCGGAGGCGAAGAGGCTGGCTTGACGCTCACGGGCTGGAGAGGAGGAGCGGGCCGGGGAGGGCTGCTGGCGGGGGGCTGAGAGCGCGCTCCCTGCCGTGGGGCAGCCCAGCCCCTCCAGCCGGAAGGGTGAGAAGCACTCCATctggagggcagaggcggcggctccTGCTGGGGGCGAGGTCGGGCCCCGGCCGAGTGGCAGCACTGTGCCCAAAGGGGTGATCCGGAGCAGGaagtctgcgggggggggggggtggacaagCAGCCACTGAGCCGACCGGCACCAAGGGGCCAGCAGCCGGGCTGTTCGGAAACACAGACGGGCGTCAGCTCCGCTCCAGCGCCAGGCGGCCCTGCTGTCGCTCCCAAAGGAGACCCGGAAGGGTTCCGAGAAGCCAAAGGAGTCCCTGGCCCCCAGCTTCACTGCGgaagaccctggagagccagcCCCCCCCGACACCCCCCCCGCCAGGGCGAGGGGCTTTACGAAACGGCCCCAGGAGAGCCCTGCTCGACCCACCCGAGGGGCCCGGGGAGTCCTgctgggaggcgggaggcggaggcagccccccccccgggattCCGTGGCAGGCCACCCGAGGGCCCAACCCCGCAGCACATGGCGTTCTGGAGGAGGCTTCCAAGGGAGAGGCCAGGCCCAACCATGGCTCTTCGTTGCCACCACGGCAGAGTGGGTCCTCCGTGTTCGGGGCAGTCTACTTCGGAACAGTGAGGTGGGGTTTTTGGAAACATTTCCGACACCCCCAAATGACCAGCAGCTGCTTGAGCATGTGACTCCTACTGAGTAAACAAAACTCAAGGAGTGCTTGTTCATTTGCACCCCGTACAAACCCCTCCgtttcccctgcagctgggagtCAACTCGCGGCTTTTCTGTTGGGAAAGGGGTCCACGACGCCCACTCGACTCGACTCAAGACGCACGCAAATACCCAATTCCCCTTGGAGAGTATTGCGAGTGGGATCCTGGCAGGCAGCGAGCTGGAGGCCGgccacctccttgctgccactCGGCTAGTCCCCACTGGATCCCGTTCTCTGTGCACCGGTTATGCCGAGGCTGCTCTGGGCGCAGCCGGTGGCTGACAGGCATGGTGTGCTCAGGGGCGCCATCTCCCCGCCAGGCGCCAGCCACTCGGGCTACCCCCTCCCTTCTGGGCCCAGTGCAGGCggtggctgctgccgctgctgccgccctcCAGGGCCACGGGGACCCGCccagcctccacccccaccctctccgGCCACGCCTCTGGCCCAAAGGTGGGCTTCTTGCATTCACCGTTTTTAAACTGTAAGctgctttcggggggggggggaggccctgACAACTATTCCCATCCTCCTGTGAGCCTGACCCTGGACGCACACTTCCCTCAGGGATACTCACCGGGAAAGTGCTATTGACAACTCGGAAACTAACTTGTTGGGACCTTAGGCCACCTAGCTAATTTCAGCCAAGGATGCGGGTTTTTTAGCCATGGAACGTGTGCCATGCAGACACACAGTGGTGGGAAATGTTCTgccggcccccaatccctgcctccaacctcgcccccccccgccccaaccccgGTGTTCAGATTCCACCTCTCCCCCCAAGCCTAACCCACCGGGTGCCTTGTGGTGAGCTCCACGGGGTATAGAGCTTGGGGACGGAAGGCTGGGGGGGTCCCGAGGGAGCCTTAGGCCAGGGAATGCCCACAGGCTCcctcataagagcagccctgctgtgggatcaggccccccaaggaggcccatctagcccagcctcctgtttgGCACAGGGGgccccccaccagatgccgctggaagcccacaggccggAGTAGGGGGCGCGCCCTCCCCCCCACAGGGACTCAGAGGCACTCCCTCCCTCACCTGCGCAGTATCCTGGGGGCAGCACCGCGTCCTGCCAGAAGCACCCCTCGCCCACCAGCTGCCGGAGGGCTTCTGCCACCAGGCCTCTGTAACTGGAGGGAAGAGGGGCGGGGGTTACCCAGcaggccctgcccagcccagccccgacCCCACTCCTTGGCGGCCGGAAGCCCCCCGCTGGCCACGCagggcccccccccgccaccgctgtgCAGGCGCCCGGCTGGctggctccctccctctgcaCCCAGGCCGACTTCTGGCCCCGGCCTCAGCAGCCGGACCCCCCAGAGGCCCCGGAGCCCCTTGCGGCCTCCTCGGACCTGTACTTGCGGTTGGCTTCGTCGGCAGTGAGCCGGCCGCCCAACAGCCGCACGCGGTGCTGGGGAGGCAGGCGTGGCCCCTCGTAGCCAGGCACTTCCAGGGCAAGGGCCACGTCCAGGAGGGAGAGGTAGCGACGCACAATCAGCCTGCAGGGGCTGCCTGGGAGGGGCAGAGGGATGGGGGGTGAGCTGAAGAAGcgccccccccacctgccgccCCCCAGCCCGGGGGCACATACCGAGGACGTTGGCGAGGAAGGCGGGAGAGAAGACCTGGCGCAGGACGGGGGGCGGGAAGCGGCCGAGCTGGCAGAGGGACATCAGGACGTTGAGCGTGGCCAGGGGCGAGGCGGCCGCCCTCTGCTCCAGCGCCAGCTCCAGCCGGGGGAAGAGCTCCGCGTGGCGGGACGGCCGGTAGTTCATGCGGCTGAAGGGGAAGACCAGCTTCTGGATCAGCTGCGGGAGGAGCGGCCACGAGGAGTGAGGCCCGCCAcaggcacccccctccccccccggcccCGTTTCCCTGCTCCGTTGACAACGCAGCCTGCTCCATCCAGGGCTCGGCAGGGGAAGGGCCTCATCCCATGCACGCTGCCCTGGGACTTGCTTCCCAGTAAGCGTGCACAGGCTCCGGCTGCTGGGGGCCCCTCTCCACGGGCTCCTCGTGCAGGCCCCAGAGGCTCTGCGTGGACAAGGGCCCGGCCCAGCCCGGCCCCCACGAagaggctgccgccgccgccgctgctggaGGAACCTGGGAAGCAGCTCCTCTGGCCTTGCAGCCctttgcaaggaggaggaggaggaggatcatccGAGGGCCACGGCAcctccccagcccccagcccggCTTCTCCCCTCAGCCCTCCTCCTGCGCAGAGGAGCCCGCTCACCTTGATGTCCAAATGCTCCATCCTCCGGAGCAGGAAGGTGGCGATGGTGTCCAGCAGCAGAGGCTCCCGCAGGCGGTGCCGGGCCAAATACTTGGCAATCAGGGCCATGGTGGGAGGCGTCAGACCGTCTGCCTTGCCAGGGAACCAGTCTGCAGGGCAGCAACCAGGACTCAGCCCCTGCAGAAAGaggctcttccccctgcccccagcacgAGTGCTTCCAGTGGCCTTGAGTCCCAGGGGCACTCCAATTTCACGGTCCCGATGGCCAAGATGTACATACCACCTTTCAACCAAAAAGTTCCCAAAAGAGTCGATGATGTAGAAGAAGAAAGCTGggctccctgcccccgccccccgcgctCACAACCCCAGAAGACTCACAAGGAAGGGAggccccagcaacagccagtggcgGGAGGCGGCTACGACAATGACGACAACAAATGTGTAtatcctgcttcccccccccccaagttctcaGAGCGCTTCACGTAGAGAAACAGACACCCCCACTAAGGCAGCCCTGGACTGTTGCTCTTCACCGCTTAGCCACTGGCtgccgctgggggtgggggtggaggggcgcTCAGGCACCTCAGGGCTCCCACCGCCACTCGGACCGGGGCCGGAGTTCCCTGTGACGAGGAGGACTACAaccctcagcatccccagctgcattgggctggggatgctgggagctgtagtccacaacatctgggcatccctcttCCAGGGAGCGCGGCCTGCAAGCTCACTGGTCTGCTCACGGGGGCCCCAGCCCGCCACGcgtggccatgcagaggccacaAGCCACCCCCACTCCGGAAGCAACTGCAGAGCCAggctgggcccacagcctccGCTGGGTCTATGGGCTGCGTCCTGAGCCTGAGGGGCATCACAAGGGGGCTGCCAGGATGATGccgtctggggtggggtgggggggcttgatGTGACCGGAACGGAGGTGCCAGAAGGAAGACGGGCTCCGGCTGCTcttcagacatggggggcagcaAAATGGAGGGCTGGCATGGGCCACACCCACCATGCAAGAAACCCTTGGCTTGGTTCTTTTCAAGGCCTACCAGCCCggccccacccccaactctctgGGGCTGGGAGTTAGGCTGAAGTGGCCGCAGGGGGTGGCTGCTCAGCCCCTGGAGGCGCCTCCTCCTGGCCGGACCCCCTGGGCCGCTCCAGCTCAGACGGATACCCTGACTGGCAACTGCcctccagggaggcagggagggtctTTCCAGCCcccatggagggggggggggtgtcctcatATCAGCCCGATTTGCCCTGAAGTGCCTCGGGAAGcacctcacacacaattcgggggtTTCCACGAGGCACTGGAACATAGCTTGACTTCCGtctggagttaaaaaaaaaatccactttttgcggcGGGTTTTTTGGGCAAactcgaactcgcagtaaagcctgctgtctggcaaGGCTCCTGGAGACGCAGAGCGGAGGCTGGGGAGAGCAGCCCAGGCCCACGGGCTTGAGCGCAGCCCTTcctgggggcaagagagaggccGCCCTGGGCCCCGCACCCACCTGCCATGCTGCGGACAAAGCGCTCCTGGCGGTTCTCGTAGAAGAGCGGGGTGCTGAAGAGGGCCCCCAGGGCCTGGTCGCCGGCCCCCGGGGCACACTGGGCAAGCGTCTCGTCCAGCAGGGCCAGCTCCTGCTCCCCGGCGGCCTTCAGCTGGCCCAGCAGGCGGCACAACGTGGGGAGGACCTGGGCGCTCCTGGGCCGGGAGGGCGTCTGTGGGCGCTGCTCCCTCTCCAGGCTGAGCAGGCGGGCCTCCGACCGGTGCTTCTGGCTGAGcggccccagccgccgccgccgggcctcCCCCTCCAGGGCCTGTAGCAGGGGGcagcctccaggcaggcctggggcGGAGCAGGGGGTCAGAGCGCCGCGCCCTGCAGAGCGGCCCTTGGGGAGCCAGGAGGAAAGAGGTCCCGGCCAGAGGCGGCTCCCCCCGCACCCCGCACCCGCTCGCTTGCGGCCCCGGCGGAAGGCCCAGAGGAGAGCCCCGGAGCCCTCCAGCCCGCCGCCTCCCCCGCCCCAGGGCTCACCCAGCGCAGCCGAGGCACGGAGGCAGCGGACGAGGCTGGCGTGGTCAAAGTCGGCGCAGCTACTGGCGACGGCCCGGGTGAGAGCCTGGAAGTCGGGCTGCTCCAGGAGGAGCCTGGGGGGCCCCGGACGTCTGCTGCCCCTGGGGAACAGCCGCCTGAGCCGCTGCAGGGCCAGGGCGTAGTGGCCGGCCGACACCTTGTCCGGATTCTGCACGAGCCAGCGCAGCAGCTCCCCACAGCTGCGAGCGCGCTCCAGCAGCTGCCTCACGGCAAGGAAGGTGTCGTGGCTGCTGCGCCGCCGCAGCGCGCAGGGCTCGGAGGGCTGCCGCGAGCCGGGCAGAGGGGAGGCCGCCCTGGGCCCCGGCGGCAGCTGCATGGCTGGGGGTTTGGCCCCGCCTGCGCGGTAGTGGGCTGAGAGGGCCCCAGCCCTGCTCGGGCCTGGCCACGGAGCGCGGGGCCCAGCGGCACTCGCCTTGCTCAGGGCGTGGAGAGACGGCAGCAAGCGCAGCATGGCCCCGAGGAAGGGAGTCTGCCGAGCGACGAGCCTGCGGGAGAGAAGAGGCAGCATTTCAGCCAGGCAGGGCGCCGCAGCAGCCAGGCGGAGGGCCTCTCCCACGCTCAGGGCTGCCGGCATCACTGGACGATGAGGAAGAGCTCTGGGTCACCCCCCAGtctcggggcggggggcgggcgacAGGCAGGCTCCTCCTCCACACCCAGCCGGAGAGtgcaagcccctcggggcagggcCTCCAGAGCTGCCTGATCCAGCATTGGCCCGCCTAGCCCCGGCAGCGGGTCTCCCTGGgcaccgggggtggggtggggggcgcaggAGGAGGACCGCCCCTGCTCGCTGAAATCCTGCTGCGCTGCCGGGGCGCCTCCTCCCGCAAGCACACAGGCGAGGCTCTTCTGCAACCCCGCTCGGCGGCGGCTGCGTGCTGAGCCTGGCTGTGGGCCCAGCCAGCCCGTTGGGGTAGGAAGGaagcggcgctgctgctgctgctgctgcagggtaGGGCCGCAGGAAGGCCCCCCGCTGCCTgcagggctgcagctgctgccagtccgagcgggggatgggatgggaagggagACAGGGGCGGGGCCTGCCCGCTCCTTTCGCGCACGCGCTCTACCGCCTGCTGCAGCCCGATCGTCGTCCTTCAGGCCAGAGCCCACCTCCCGCCAGCCGAGCAGGGAAGCCTGCAGGGGGGACTCTGCCAGGCAGCAGCGGGGCTCCCTTCGGCCAGTCCCTCCAATGCCTCgccggggggaggaggcggcgggggcggccccctcttctccacctgctcctcctcctccccgctccgCTCCTTCCTTTCCCGGGAAGTCCCGCCTTCGGGAGAGGCCGGGCGCCTCATTGACATGTGCCCGTGAGCTCCTCATTTCCGCCCGGGAAGCGCCGGAAGTGCCTGGCCGGGCAACACCCCCACGGAGGCACCTAGCCATAGAGGCGAGGCTGGGCCTGGCGCGTCACCTCCGCGGGAAGCGGAAGCCAAGCCGCCTGCAGTTCCGGCTGCGcatgccccccgccgccgcgcaGGCTGTCCCGACCTCGGTGCCCGGGAGACGGGATTCGTcacggccgccgccgccaaagggcctctcctccccccccccggggcgaCATTAGAGGCCCTGCAGCGCCGGGCAGGCGGCGGCCAAAAATTCTCCCTGCGGACGCTGCCTGGCCCGAATGGAGCGGATTCCAAGCGGCTTCGCTTTGCGGGAGGCCTCCCGGGGCCGGATGCCCGCCCTGGGCAgcaggggctggactagaagacctccgagGGCCCTTCCCTAAGAGGAGCCCTGTTGCCTCCCGAGGAGGCCCATCCAGGCCGGCCTCCCG
Coding sequences within it:
- the FASTK gene encoding fas-activated serine/threonine kinase isoform X2; the encoded protein is MSMRRPASPEGGTSRERKERSGEEEEQVEKRGPPPPPPPPGEALEGLAEGSPAAAWQSPPCRLPCSAGGRLVARQTPFLGAMLRLLPSLHALSKASAAGPRAPWPGPSRAGALSAHYRAGGAKPPAMQLPPGPRAASPLPGSRQPSEPCALRRRSSHDTFLAVRQLLERARSCGELLRWLVQNPDKVSAGHYALALQRLRRLFPRGSRRPGPPRLLLEQPDFQALTRAVASSCADFDHASLVRCLRASAALGLPGGCPLLQALEGEARRRRLGPLSQKHRSEARLLSLEREQRPQTPSRPRSAQVLPTLCRLLGQLKAAGEQELALLDETLAQCAPGAGDQALGALFSTPLFYENRQERFVRSMADWFPGKADGLTPPTMALIAKYLARHRLREPLLLDTIATFLLRRMEHLDIKPHELPAVPPRGALPPAGAGAGAEGGRLAPGHAQRPDVPLPARPLPAPRPAPGLLSRLPRQRPRQPLQADCASLPLPPGRGPCPGSAWLRGATPASPAPRAAVGRPAHCRRSQPQVQVRGGRKGLRGLWGVRLLRPGPEVGLGAEGGSQPAGRLHSGGGGGPCVASGGLPAAKEWGRGWAGQGLLGNPRPSSLQLQRPGGRSPPAAGGRGVLLAGRGAAPRILRRLPAPDHPFGHSAATRPGPDLAPSRSRRLCPPDGVLLTLPAGGAGLPHGRERALSPPPAALPGPLLLSSP
- the FASTK gene encoding fas-activated serine/threonine kinase isoform X6; the protein is MSMRRPASPEGGTSRERKERSGEEEEQARRSADSLPRGHAALAAVSPRPEQGLPGGCPLLQALEGEARRRRLGPLSQKHRSEARLLSLEREQRPQTPSRPRSAQVLPTLCRLLGQLKAAGEQELALLDETLAQCAPGAGDQALGALFSTPLFYENRQERFVRSMADWFPGKADGLTPPTMALIAKYLARHRLREPLLLDTIATFLLRRMEHLDIKLIQKLVFPFSRMNYRPSRHAELFPRLELALEQRAAASPLATLNVLMSLCQLGRFPPPVLRQVFSPAFLANVLGSPCRLIVRRYLSLLDVALALEVPGYEGPRLPPQHRVRLLGGRLTADEANRKYSYRGLVAEALRQLVGEGCFWQDAVLPPGYCADFLLRITPLGTVLPLGRGPTSPPAGAAASALQMECFSPFRLEGLGCPTAGSALSAPRQQPSPARSSSPARERQASLFASAAPRQEEGRRLPVAQPGPPACPPLSTSSGALPQGPEDAYRVVLAVNDKWHYCQNSPVLVGARAMCQRHLCLLGYHLVQLPYMELENMSGLQEAKHYLGQKLRGLGEAAAAAAAAPQETHGWN
- the FASTK gene encoding fas-activated serine/threonine kinase isoform X5 is translated as MRSSRAHVNEAPGLSRRRDFPGKEGAERGGGGAGGEEGAAPAASSPRRGIGGTGRREPRCCLAESPLQASLLGWREARRSADSLPRGHAALAAVSPRPEQGLPGGCPLLQALEGEARRRRLGPLSQKHRSEARLLSLEREQRPQTPSRPRSAQVLPTLCRLLGQLKAAGEQELALLDETLAQCAPGAGDQALGALFSTPLFYENRQERFVRSMADWFPGKADGLTPPTMALIAKYLARHRLREPLLLDTIATFLLRRMEHLDIKLIQKLVFPFSRMNYRPSRHAELFPRLELALEQRAAASPLATLNVLMSLCQLGRFPPPVLRQVFSPAFLANVLGSPCRLIVRRYLSLLDVALALEVPGYEGPRLPPQHRVRLLGGRLTADEANRKYSYRGLVAEALRQLVGEGCFWQDAVLPPGYCADFLLRITPLGTVLPLGRGPTSPPAGAAASALQMECFSPFRLEGLGCPTAGSALSAPRQQPSPARSSSPARERQASLFASAAPRQEEGRRLPVAQPGPPACPPLSTSSGALPQGPEDAYRVVLAVNDKWHYCQNSPVLVGARAMCQRHLCLLGYHLVQLPYMELENMSGLQEAKHYLGQKLRGLGEAAAAAAAAPQETHGWN
- the FASTK gene encoding fas-activated serine/threonine kinase isoform X4; this encodes MSMRRPASPEGGTSRERKERSGEEEEQVEKRGPPPPPPPPGEALEGLAEGSPAAAWQSPPCRLPCSAGGRLVARQTPFLGAMLRLLPSLHALSKASAAGPRAPWPGPSRAGALSAHYRAGGAKPPAMQLPPGPRAASPLPGSRQPSEPCALRRRSSHDTFLAVRQLLERARSCGELLRWLVQNPDKVSAGHYALALQRLRRLFPRGSRRPGPPRLLLEQPDFQALTRAVASSCADFDHASLVRCLRASAALGLPGGCPLLQALEGEARRRRLGPLSQKHRSEARLLSLEREQRPQTPSRPRSAQVLPTLCRLLGQLKAAGEQELALLDETLAQCAPGAGDQALGALFSTPLFYENRQERFVRSMADWFPGKADGLTPPTMALIAKYLARHRLREPLLLDTIATFLLRRMEHLDIKPHELPAVPPRGALPPAGAGAGAEGGRLAPGHAQRPDVPLPARPLPAPRPAPGLLSRLPRQRPRQPLQADCASLPLPPGRGPCPGSAWLRGATPASPAPRAAVGRPAHCRRSQPQVQLQRPGGRSPPAAGGRGVLLAGRGAAPRILRRLPAPDHPFGHSAATRPGPDLAPSRSRRLCPPDGVLLTLPAGGAGLPHGRERALSPPPAALPGPLLLSSP
- the FASTK gene encoding fas-activated serine/threonine kinase isoform X1, yielding MSMRRPASPEGGTSRERKERSGEEEEQVEKRGPPPPPPPPGEALEGLAEGSPAAAWQSPPCRLPCSAGGRLVARQTPFLGAMLRLLPSLHALSKASAAGPRAPWPGPSRAGALSAHYRAGGAKPPAMQLPPGPRAASPLPGSRQPSEPCALRRRSSHDTFLAVRQLLERARSCGELLRWLVQNPDKVSAGHYALALQRLRRLFPRGSRRPGPPRLLLEQPDFQALTRAVASSCADFDHASLVRCLRASAALGLPGGCPLLQALEGEARRRRLGPLSQKHRSEARLLSLEREQRPQTPSRPRSAQVLPTLCRLLGQLKAAGEQELALLDETLAQCAPGAGDQALGALFSTPLFYENRQERFVRSMADWFPGKADGLTPPTMALIAKYLARHRLREPLLLDTIATFLLRRMEHLDIKLIQKLVFPFSRMNYRPSRHAELFPRLELALEQRAAASPLATLNVLMSLCQLGRFPPPVLRQVFSPAFLANVLGSPCRLIVRRYLSLLDVALALEVPGYEGPRLPPQHRVRLLGGRLTADEANRKYSYRGLVAEALRQLVGEGCFWQDAVLPPGYCADFLLRITPLGTVLPLGRGPTSPPAGAAASALQMECFSPFRLEGLGCPTAGSALSAPRQQPSPARSSSPARERQASLFASAAPRQEEGRRLPVAQPGPPACPPLSTSSGALPQGPEDAYRVVLAVNDKWHYCQNSPVLVGARAMCQRHLCLLGYHLVQLPYMELENMSGLQEAKHYLGQKLRGLGEAAAAAAAAPQETHGWN
- the FASTK gene encoding fas-activated serine/threonine kinase isoform X3 — protein: MLRLLPSLHALSKASAAGPRAPWPGPSRAGALSAHYRAGGAKPPAMQLPPGPRAASPLPGSRQPSEPCALRRRSSHDTFLAVRQLLERARSCGELLRWLVQNPDKVSAGHYALALQRLRRLFPRGSRRPGPPRLLLEQPDFQALTRAVASSCADFDHASLVRCLRASAALGLPGGCPLLQALEGEARRRRLGPLSQKHRSEARLLSLEREQRPQTPSRPRSAQVLPTLCRLLGQLKAAGEQELALLDETLAQCAPGAGDQALGALFSTPLFYENRQERFVRSMADWFPGKADGLTPPTMALIAKYLARHRLREPLLLDTIATFLLRRMEHLDIKLIQKLVFPFSRMNYRPSRHAELFPRLELALEQRAAASPLATLNVLMSLCQLGRFPPPVLRQVFSPAFLANVLGSPCRLIVRRYLSLLDVALALEVPGYEGPRLPPQHRVRLLGGRLTADEANRKYSYRGLVAEALRQLVGEGCFWQDAVLPPGYCADFLLRITPLGTVLPLGRGPTSPPAGAAASALQMECFSPFRLEGLGCPTAGSALSAPRQQPSPARSSSPARERQASLFASAAPRQEEGRRLPVAQPGPPACPPLSTSSGALPQGPEDAYRVVLAVNDKWHYCQNSPVLVGARAMCQRHLCLLGYHLVQLPYMELENMSGLQEAKHYLGQKLRGLGEAAAAAAAAPQETHGWN